A stretch of DNA from Montipora capricornis isolate CH-2021 chromosome 1, ASM3666992v2, whole genome shotgun sequence:
GAACCGCGGCTAACCAAAACAGCGGTTATCAAGCGATACACCAATCATAGTTGCAGTTATTCAACGAAACACACTGGCGCAACCTGCCTCAAAAGGTGAAACGATAACAGCCGACTTTATCGCCTTGTGGAGACCATGCTAAAAACACCGGCCATGTCCACTTTGGAACGAAGTTTACTGATTCTGATTATCACTGGTACAGCagcaacggcaaagaaatgataCATACGAGACGGTCTGACCATTAAGCCATGGTGGAAGAGAATTTCCTTAACCGTGGATGGCCTGGATCAAGAAACGCACCAGACCACAAAGGGAATATTTCTCTATCACCGAAACAAAGAAGCTCGagatgcaccaatcacagcttCTAAGATTCAACCGACCACAACCTTATGAAGACTAACAGTACGCAATCAAAACTTCATCATCTACACCACAAGTATCGGCATCGTGACACAAATGAAACATTTTCCAATAGTATGAGACTAGGGGTTCTTTCTTATTACGAAGAACGACAAAGCATTCGTATCATTTCCAAAGGAGGCATGATTTTCAAATGGAGAGTGAGATGGCAAACCCTGAGGGTTCTTGCAAATTGCCCCTAATAACCAGGCGAATTTTGACTGTTTTGACATTGTTTACGTCTCTTTGACAGGTCCATTATTAATTATCAGTGTCATTTACTAGGTTGTTGATCAGAATATAAGCGGCCATAAGCACAAGGCATAGTGCTCCAAATATAGCAAAGGTGGTTTGAGCTCCAAAGTTGCTTATTAAGAATCCACCAATGAGTTCTCCTGATCCGTGTCCTAATCCCCAATGGACACCATGTAAGATACCTAAAACcatgaagaaaataaagggaATCAACTCTAAGGGACATCTGCATTCTGGTCTACGACCAGAAAGCCTATTGTTGTCCAGACATTTTTTCCTTTACAAAGACAATATATTGTATTGTCCTGAAAATGCAATACAATGTACTATCCAGTGTTCTGACAGTACAATGTATTGTCCTGACAATACAATCGATGTAtgccttttaaaaacaaaaaatgagaaatgagGCTGAAGAACATCTAGTTATATCAAAACTCTCATTTCAAAGGATTATATAATTCCGAATTCGAAGCCAGGTGTGGCCTTTATCGGTAAGTCTTTACCATCAAAATGAGCTCTGTGTCGTCACCTGATTTCTGTATATTCAGTCACGGGACAACAATGGTACAAAGTGGTCAGTATTCCATAGCCCCCACCTCTATTTAAATCATTAGAACCTTTGCTTCCTCCCCTATTCAATTTTTGTCGAACACGACCTCCATTTTCATGCACatgccatatgaaacaccagatCGACTGGAAGGGTGTGAAAATCCTTGGCCTGGGAACCGAGGACATCAATAGAAAAATGAAGGAGGCCATCTGAAAGAGAAATGTAGGATACGAACCATCCGCCGAATAGATATGAACACGTGGCAACAGAGATAATTTTGATGATGGAGATTACGTGATAAGTCTAAACCTTCGATTTCGAAGCTTTGTTAATAGACCTCAAGATAAGGTTAACTTCCAAAGTCAATAGTCCGAATCACATCTTCTGCTGAATGGTGTGAGCTACTCCAGTGAAGAGAAACTCGAATAGATTACCTCTGGTAAAGTCTTTAATCAGGTTCTTCTAAAAAAAGTCATCCGCTCTCTTTACCGAAAACTTTGCAGCCAACATTCTACCTCACCGTAAAGTAAAGCTCTTTTATGAAGGCTTTATTACATTGCCGCACGTGATAAAAACTGTCAAGATCAATCAGATTGGCTCACACCGAGACTTTGACCGGAAAGGCATCATACGTGACAACTCTCACTTGTGTACAGCTGTAACTAATTAAGATTCTATTCTCAACTCTTATCGACTGATTATAAACACACTGTATTGGTCAACCTCTATTCAAAGCAACGTCTCTTGTTTCACTGGCACAGACTGAAATCTGATGCCGTTGAAACTAACTGAGTGACTGACGTTGTGCTGGCATAACATAAAGCAACACCCTCACGTAATTAAGCCTCACCTTGCAATGTTACAGATGCCCCCTCTATCGAGTGCGTCCCTACATATGACATCATGGCTGCCCACACGGCTGCAGTAGTAATTCCGGAAAGCAACTCAACCGGAAGAACAGTCCAAGGATTGGAAACAAAAGCATAGTAGAACAACCTCATGGAATAGCAAGTCAACCCAAGATACAGCACTCGTACTGCTCCAACAGAGGCAATAATCTTAGTAGATAGGAAATATAAAGTAACCTCGGCAACACAATTTACTGCAGTCATGATACTGAAAAGTATCTGCGTACCACCCAAGTCCTTCAGGTGCCAGAAAAGAAATACTCGGATGAAGCCCATTGTGATCCCTACGTAAAAAGCAGTCAAAATAAACATTGCGTGTTTCGGTCGAGTAAGGAGTTTAAGTCCTGCTAGGATTGCTGTACCATTGGTTTTGGCCTCGTTTTTATTTTGAGAGAGCTCATCGTCCTTTTGTGTCGCTGCCTTGAAATTGTTGTCAAAGTCAAAGCGCGTACCTATCACAAGGGCAATGATGTTGTAAACAGCGTACATTGCAAAGCAGGGATAATAGTTGATGTCTTTGTGCCGGGCACTCCCAGGATGACAAAGATGGGTTTGACTAACAGCAGCACCTATGAGAAAGGCCATAGAACCGTAGCCAACGGATCCCCACAGCCGTTGCTTGCCATACTTATGTGTCTCCTCGTTTCGTCTTAAAAGGTTAACGGTTGCTGTGTCTGCAAGAGTAAGACTAGGACAAGACAGTATTGTCGAGACAATCGTAGCTagaagtaaataaagaaaaattaaactaTTTTTCTTCTTAATCGGCTTTCTTTTCTCATCCTGAAAAGCGATGATGTCTGATTGTGACCATGGGGTTTCTTCAAGAGATTTATCCTCCATTTCTgagagtccatccacagaggttgTATTTTCTGGACCAAAGGAAGCCATGTCAGCAAGTGTACTTTGCATGTTTAACTTAGCAAAGTGTGATCCTTCCTTAGCCAAAGACATATGGTTTATTAACTTGGAAGTGTAGGAAGTTCTCTTTCTGCGCTCGAGACTCTGTCCATCTTTCTCCAAGTTCAGTTGGAAATCTTGGGAAGAAATTGCTTCAGGActggtttgtttcatttgtaaaTGATGCTTGCCTTTGTTTAGGATGTCCCTTTTATGAATATCTGTCAGTTTCGTGTTGCAAATATCGATGGGAACAAGTGCATACGCGACCATGCCTAGAACTATGGCCACCATGGAAATTACAAACAAGAGCTTTCCTTTCTTGAATCGATCGGCGACACAGCCCCAAAACGGAATAAAGAAGAACGCGATATAGGGCTTTATTCCGGTTATAACCCCGATTTCATTAGCTGGCAACTCGAGCTGTTTGAAAAAGAGAGCCAAATACGGTAACAATGAACCCTGAGCAGCAAAGAAGAAAACGTAAAATCCTTTAGATACCAAATAAGTTTTGTTGATAGCACAACATGCTTCTTTCTCATTCTtcctttcctctttcttttccgCGTCGTCGTTTGCAATGCTTTCCGTTGTTTCTTTGGAAGACATAATTCTGGTTTAAGTCAACTTATTAGACTCACTACAGTAATATTCACGGCTGATGTGATTGCCGTGTGCAAGAACTGTGAGCTGTTTATTTGTAGTAGAATATAGATAGGGTTGAGTTGTTAAAGCCGCGTGTGAGGTGTGACTTCAATGGGATATCATATAAAAGGCTGGTGTTTTGCTGGTTTAGCGCAGGTGCTTTTAGAAGCCGCTCATCCAAATCGgttctttgttatttctttgGTGTTTTTCTGATTTAATGAATTTAATGTCTAATCCAAGACTCCGTTCATTTTGGTCGTTCAATGGATACTACAAATTAACTTTAATTCGTTATTGAGTGGGCTTTTTAACAAGCGCAATGAATAACAGAATCGAAAAACAGCCTGTAAAAACACTGTCGTGAAAAGAAATTACGAAAAAGCAAGAACAAAAAGCGACAAGGAGAGATTATTGGCGAAATCGACCCCGAAGTCTAACACAAGACGCATGTGACTAACAATCCTCGGAAGCGTGCTATTTTTCTTAACAGTTACCATGAATAGAGCCAACATATCCATAACTGCATCAATTAAATTAGacaatttgaacaactgggaatAATTaagaatggaaaaagaaaatcagtCGGCTCCATCCTGGACAATCTGACTACTCAGATTGTCTAAGTTAGTATCCAGGTTTATTATAAACTTTCGTTTATTCTTACGTAATTACCAAAATGACTGATTTAGCCTAAACTTTGTCGATTTGTGTTCCAACCATTGGTTTTTCTGGTACTCCTGGGTCCTCTATTAAGGAAGTCAATTAGCAGactacaatttaaaaaaatgagttGTTCTAGAAAGATCACCTGCACTTGACAGACACTCGACAGACCTGTTGATGGGCAGGCAAGGGATGCATATGATTACTATTGTTTATTTGCcgatattttgaaattttcctttgtaCACTAGAACAAAAACGATAATAAAGATTAGCAGCTTACTTTACTGGACAAATTCGCCTCAGGAATCAGTTGCGCGAAAAATGAACTGCGTGCCTTTCTGATAGCTCAGCACCCAGAGAAGTAACTTCAGAAAAACTAAGTGGAGATATCCGGTGATAGTTatttatcctgtggatagcgtttttttttaatatatactaaaacagtggatagcgttgaactcgcgctcggattggctactcaaactccaaatatcctttgctatttacCTCTGAGCAACTCCTGCGGGATTTGCgtctgaaaatgttgtaatcgttgcaggaataaatgagctaaaatcacctttttgtgaTCTATGATCTCATTGTTTTGGTAGCGGAGCTCAGGCGCGAAGCGGAGCACCATGTGTAAGATTTTTTTGGTAAATCTATCCATCccagaaattttggttatgacgtcacgtacgtccgTCTGTCCGCCCGCACAGACTGtgggggtggaggtggggaggtaGGAGTGCCCCTAGGGAAGGGGATATTTGGGTAATTTTCCTTGGTGGAAATTCTCGTGGCAGCGTTCCATCTGGCAACACGCGTTTTTCTtgcgggaaatcatattagtgacgagcaacgggataaagagcaggaaaggcCACGAGataagaggcgacgaaatttgggacatttaagcgaagaaagcctcgagagaagccgaggaaaagaagaagacaaaatCGTTCCCTATCTAGATACGGTATTGTGGCTATCTTTTAACCGAAAATTCCATAATCATGTAATGAATATATTTTGAGCGAATAATACAGGCGAAATTTTACATATTCAAagttcgttttttctttttttatttcataaagTTAAGCTTCTGAATTGAAGGGGACAATGCTTCCTTCGTACCTGgtctaaaccctaaccctagccCTACTTGTCATTACAATTATTTCGCACTAACATTTGGAATCACAAAACATTGCTAAGCCCGATGACCAGTGCGATACGTTGTCCCTTTGCCGTTGTCAAGCAACTTGTATATGATCATTTTCATGTGTAAATCATAATTAAATTCGCAGTCAAATTACtcatttgaaaattttttaCTCCGCTAATCTGATCGTAAAATGTCCTAGTTTGCTTGAGTGTGTAAACCCGAAACAATTCTTTACATTGCAAATGTGTAAGACAAAATTACCTCGTCGTGGAACGTTTAGATAGCCAAACCATATCAAAAATAATATCAAGCAACTGATTCATCAAAGTGTGAAGGAATGGACGATCAAGTTGGTAACTGGTAAACAATGAGCTTGTTGACTCGTTAGTCCACTCTTATTTGCGATCACTATAATCCCAATGCAATTCGTTTTGTGTCGACAGAAACCTTGGAATGACATTGGCAAGGCCAGAAGTTAACCACCTTTTCCTCATGAACGACCTGAATGTGTACGGTAATAGTGCACTGATATCACCTTTGTGTGGGACTGAAGGATAAAAGTCTCTAGGGGTGTTAGAAGAGGAAAGAATCGTACATgagcaaatgaaaaacaaaattaaaatataaataatttcGGGTCGGGGGGGTGATGTCTAGGGGAGAAACTCCGTTCATGAGCTAAATACATGAGAAGTGTCTTTGGTGCAGGGACTGTAAAATGGAAAAATGAGGAGATGAAGAAAGTGAATCGGAAAAGGAGAAAAGTAATGGGTATGTGTGGTGCCTTGCACGTCGATGGAATTAAGGGcgcacagacggatttttcgcgagttgctaaggaagtgaaatgttacttccggtaagtgacgtcatcatatcatgagctgacaagaaaacccactcaagcaaaagtcaccgcacaaactgttgtttccatcgaaggtttttccttgcCCTTCCTTGCGCTCGATCTCAGAACAACTgagcatgcgtaaacgaactgacttccggtttgagaaaaagctaaatttccggcagtctttaaattgaattaatttttttttacatggcacgtttcacctccaaatacagaatatagcaaagcattgattttttcaaatcatcttttttgaaaaagttatcggtatttcagtatcgtttatgtctttgaaaagaacatttttcaaaatagaaagaaaaccatgcttggctggatgcaaaaacgaatacaaattatcaaaccatcgattaaatacccaaattgcgtagcacggagacaaatttagagttttattttattggtcacatgaccatgggcgtggcatgatgacgtcatatttagggtcattggcttacaaaagttggaaactgaccaaaataacgccaaattctctcaaattacttaaccattacatcttTAGCAACGCagcccaaaaaatacgtcagtgggcccttaagctgCCGAAAAAAGTAGATAGACGTGGAATGGTGCGTGTCGAAATTTAATTTGCATTGTGCTGGAAGAACGTCTCATCGAAAATGCGAGGATTGGTTGACAAATACAGTGACGGCACAGGAAAGTGAGATCGTACAATGACATCGAAGCAGCTGATAAGAAATATGGTCTTAAGCAATATACGAAtgaagaaaaccaagaaaacaaaaaaataccaaCAAAATAGCTTATTTGTACCACACGTAAATAAAGATACACATGTACATAAAATAAGTAATAGACTTAAGAAAGGTATAATGCCCTCTAGAAAATAACTAAGAAGCAGTTTACAATCTTCGacatttcaaatggaaattgaagaccacccctcccccaacTTGGGCGcggattcatcattgattttggggggaggggggatccaattttgtccaagattgtagcaaaatggcaaaaataaagaattttatttctaaagaaaaaaagaagaaaaccatagaagcaaatgaagaaaaacaagaagcgaaaatattgtggattttaaagtggtactatgatcaaaaaatcatttccttttttccttcagattttgaaagcgtgttcgcttaacacctaactggcaaaattttgagctttgagttttatccaaaggctgtttattttgagtgtaagttttggatttcatggtcattactcacgttcaaaactggccgattggacctcagagggttggatctagagaaaatgacgtcatttactcactagcttaaaatttcagcgtgtaaacgcaatttattttatatgcaaaacacgggttgaaaagtctgaaagcccgaaactcccgtgctgcatattagtTAGGCCGcctacacacgcattgcattcttaaactagtgagtgtttgtcgtcattttctcctctacccatctctctcaagattttaaagttagtaatggcgaaccaataaataagaaaattccagctagaataaacaggtgtctttttaaaatcagaacttaaaacttgggtgagttagtgtttagttaacatagttttgaaatccaaaggaaaaacaactaAGTTTTCTTTGGCCGTAGTACCTCCTTAACTTTCAAACAGTAAGGGTAATAAATGCTGGAAGACCAGCGTTaataaagaaaagagagaaagtTTGCTTCTTGATAAACATAGTTTACCCTGGGATGGGTGGGTCAGAAGTAGAAAGATTGAGACGGCAATTAAGCGACAAGCTCTTGTTTTAAAACTAGGAAATTGTAGAGAAATTGCACACATTGTTATGGACGCTCTAAGTGTGATGGCGAACAGGTTTAGTCGTTGGGGTTTTAAGGCATTTTTAAGTCTGGTCACCAGGGCCTTAATTGCGACCGCAACCCAAACGAAGGACATATTGAGACAAGGCCAATATGGGTAACCTCGTCAATTACACATACGTAGGGTACACGCTTACGGAAAGAGTTAAGCTGCTTTTTATTCGCTAATTAAAATCACGTCTCTCAATACCCAACGGAAAAAGATATCAATGGCTGTCACTTAAGATTTGCGGGAGCAGATGTGCAAGGAAACCGCAGCACTTGACATTTTGTACAAATTTCTTGAATGGAGCATCGCAACGGTCAAGTAATGTCCCCAGCCCACAGCTAAAGCATGCAGTTTCATACGGATGGTCTAGAACATTTCTAACTGCGACAGGGCGAACTTCTGTGCACTTTCCACAATGTAACTAAGATAAGCCGAGAGGATGAACCATACTAGGGAGGTGTAATGGCAAGGCGTATTTGAACAAGTCAGGTGTACTACACTGTAATACAGCGAGATAAGACCTAACTGTTACACCCTTGAGTAACCTAACTGTTACTCCCTTGAGTAAAACACCCGTGCGAAGCCTGCAACGCCGCCTGACTGT
This window harbors:
- the LOC138059660 gene encoding major facilitator superfamily domain-containing protein 6-like, with amino-acid sequence MSGDDKKAILDQEHEDDGKECCPKVNRKLLIPKAFYFFFFSAWGSLLPYLALYFKQLMLSPSEVGILMGLKPFVNFLVIPIWGAIVDKCQKSKLVMIISIIALISATFTLSLVPGPKENKIVVKRYCNMTGPKYSSLMDINRPVIDSPDYEFPEPGIDKMVKTELQPDALINYFYKGPKPWSLELFINLDEETTVRVELDTTKCFMALFLITFFGTLISAPTLALVDTATLQLLGSETHKYGMQRLTGSIGWGVGAFVVGASLKTTHKCGKDRDYEIVDYIPCFYTFAGLMFMGLITATRFKFEEKTKKSRGASLSVGLQALKSTTYLMFLFTALYLGFLMAFIKTFLFWHLKDLGGSQLLFSIISAVNCFAEVSMYFLSARLIKTIGHAKVLYLGLICYAVRLFYYSAIPIPWMVLAVELLPGITTAAVWAACLSYVSINSGPGATTTMQCILHGVHWGLGYGAGEVIGGIMVHHYGAPTTFIIFGILCLIILGVYVLINYFCGPRDDKNGCEGYNEVSDFSDDDTKKIMSSKETTESIANDDAEKKEERKNEKEACCAINKTYLVSKGFYVFFFAAQGSLLPYLALFFKQLELPANEIGVITGIKPYIAFFFIPFWGCVADRFKKGKLLFVISMVAIVLGMVAYALVPIDICNTKLTDIHKRDILNKGKHHLQMKQTSPEAISSQDFQLNLEKDGQSLERRKRTSYTSKLINHMSLAKEGSHFAKLNMQSTLADMASFGPENTTSVDGLSEMEDKSLEETPWSQSDIIAFQDEKRKPIKKKNSLIFLYLLLATIVSTILSCPSLTLADTATVNLLRRNEETHKYGKQRLWGSVGYGSMAFLIGAAVSQTHLCHPGSARHKDINYYPCFAMYAVYNIIALVIGTRFDFDNNFKAATQKDDELSQNKNEAKTNGTAILAGLKLLTRPKHAMFILTAFYVGITMGFIRVFLFWHLKDLGGTQILFSIMTAVNCVAEVTLYFLSTKIIASVGAVRVLYLGLTCYSMRLFYYAFVSNPWTVLPVELLSGITTAAVWAAMMSYVGTHSIEGASVTLQGILHGVHWGLGHGSGELIGGFLISNFGAQTTFAIFGALCLVLMAAYILINNLVNDTDN